A genomic stretch from Telopea speciosissima isolate NSW1024214 ecotype Mountain lineage chromosome 7, Tspe_v1, whole genome shotgun sequence includes:
- the LOC122669832 gene encoding probable aquaporin NIP5-1, with amino-acid sequence MPELENNVTPTGSAPATPGTPGGPLFTSHRVDSLSYDRKSMPRCKCFPVHPSWGPHNTCLTDFPKPDVSLTKKLGAEFVGTFILIFIATAGPIVNQKYNGAETLIGNAACAGLAVMIVILSTGHISGAHLNPSLTIAFAALRHFPWVQVPAYIAAQVSASICASFALKGVFHPYLSGGVTIPSVSSGQAFALEFFITFNLLFVVTAVATDTRAVGEMAGIAVGATVMVNILIAGPSSGGSMNPVRTLGPAVAAGNFKAIWVYLIAPTLGALAGAGVYTAVKLQDEEVVEVTPRASFR; translated from the exons atgccGGAATTAGAAAATAATGTTACACCGACGGGGTCGGCTCCGGCGACGCCAGGGACACCAGGGGGGCCACTGTTTACATCTCACCGAGTCGACTCACTGTCATATGATCGGAAGTCGATGCCGCGATGCAAGTGCTTCCCTGTGCATCCTTCGTGGGGTCCACATAACACATGTCTCACCGACTTCCCCAAGCCTGACGTCTCTCTCACCAAGAAG TTAGGAGCTGAGTTCGTGGGGACCTTCATTCTAATATTCATAGCAACAGCTGGGCCAATAGTAAACCAGAAGTACAATGGAGCAGAAACCCTGATAGGGAATGCAGCATGTGCTGGTCTTGCAGTGATGATTGTTATACTTTCCACCGGCCATATCTCTGGGGCACACCTTAACCCATCTCTCACTATTGCCTTTGCTGCACTTCGTCACTTCCCTTGGGTTCAGGTCCCAGCTTACATCGCAGCACAGGTATCTGCATCCATCTGCGCTTCTTTTGCTCTCAAGGGTGTGTTTCACCCTTATCTGTCTGGTGGGGTCACTATCCCCTCTGTAAGCAGTGGACAAGCTTTTGCCCTCGAGTTCTTCATCACCTTTAATCTCTTGTTTGTGGTCACTGCTGTTGCCACCGACACGCGAGCG GTTGGAGAAATGGCAGGGATAGCCGTTGGGGCAACAGTTATGGTTAACATTTTGATAGCCGG GCCTTCAAGTGGTGGTTCAATGAATCCAGTAAGAACCCTAGGACCTGCTGTTGCAGCTGGTAATTTCAAAGCAATTTGGGTTTACCTTATAGCACCAACTCTGGGAGCATTGGCAGGTGCAGGTGTCTACACTGCCGTGAAGTTgcaagatgaagaggtggttgaagTAACACCTCGAGCTAGCTTCcgctaa